The stretch of DNA ATTTCCCTCCAAATCCTGCTCCCGTAGTAGCTTGAATACTTCTTACTTTACTTTGGGGAAGATTGAGCATTCTTGCTACTTCTCCCCTGTCAAAGTGGGGGTTTTGAGTGGAACTCCAAAAACTTAAAATTCCATTTTCATATTTTGCTACTCCAGCTTCTGTTTCAATAAACATATGGGCAACAAAGTTTGTTTTATAGGTGTTTTCTACAATTACATCACATTGTTTAAAGGCTTCTTCCACATCTCCCTTGATGAGGTCACTTTCCTGAAGAAGGTTGGAGTTTCCATGAATTTTATGGGCATCTTCCTTGAGAGCATCCTCTATGGTGAATATCCCTTCTAATTCTTCAATCTCTACTTCTACAAGAGCTGCAGCTTGTTCTGCAATCTCTTTGGTTTCTGCGGCTACGATGGCTAGAGCATCCCCTATCCTTCTTATTTGGTCTTCTACCAATACCGGCTCGTCCTTTATGATAATGCCCACTGCGTTGTGTCCTGGAATATCTTTTGCTGTCAATACTTTAACGACTCCTGGTAAAGACTCAGCCTTTGTGGTATCAATATTTTTTACTATGGCAGCAGGAACTTCACTTCTTTTTACTGCTCCATAGAGCATATTATCAAATTCTATATCCGCTGAAAATAGTGCTTCTCCTAGTACTTTGTCTAAGGAATCCTTCTTTATTACATTTTTACCGATTACCTTATAATTGTCCATAGATTTTTTCCTCCTTTCATCTATTTATTGCTTGCCTTTTCAACTGCATCTATAATTTTGACATAGCCAGTACAACGACATAGGTTGCCAGACATGGCCCTTTTAATTTCTTCCTTACTAGGATGAGGGTTTTTCATGAGTAAAGCTTTAGCGGAAAGGATCATACCGGGAGTACAAAATCCACATTGTACGGCACCAGCATCAATAAAGGACTGTTGCAATGTATCTAGTTCTCCATTTTTAGCTAATCCTTCTAAGGTAATTACCGAAGCTCCGTCCACTTGAGGTGCTAGTACTAGACAAGAAGTTACTGCATTGTTGTCGACGATTACAGTACAAGCCCCGCATTCCCCTTCAGAACACCCTTCTTTTACGCTGGTAAGTTTAAAGTCTTCCCTAAGCATATCTAATAATCTTTTCTTTGGATTTACTTCTACTATGACATCCTTATCATTAAGATTGAATGAAATTTTTACTTTTTCCAATGGTTAATCCTCCTCTAATCCCTGTAATTTTTGGTAACTGCTTATGCCTTGAATTGCATTAGGATATGATCAAACACTTCTGTGGAGATCCCCTTCATACTTTCTCTTTTATAAAGGGCTAAATCCTTAAAGGGTGAATTTTGCACACTGCTATCTGTCACTTGGGATAATTTTTCTATACACTTATTTATATTTTCTTCATTAAGTTCCTTATTGATTAAGATTTCCTCGGCTTCTCTGACCCTTACTGGATATCTTGAAATGGCTCCTAAAGCAATGTGTACCTTTGTACATATATTTTCCTCATTTTTTTCTATGAGGGCACCAATACTGATCACTACAATGGCTAAGGCCTTTCTTTTTCCTAGTTTTCTGAAGCTAGTGACTGCATTTTCACTGGGAGTTTTAAAAAAGATTTCTGTTAATATTTCATCTTTTCGAATTTGACAGTCTCCATCTCCCTGATAAAACTTTTCAAGGCTCATGATTCTTTCTTCCCTACTGCTTGTTAAAGTAACATAGGCATCTAGAGCCATAAGTGCAGCTATGGAATCTCCAGCAGCAGAAGCATTTACAATATTTCCTCCTATGGTACCCAAGTTTCTTATTTGAGGTGATCCCACTTCTGAACATGCAATAGCCAGGGCCTTAGCATTTTTGTTGATAATTTCTGAATTCTCTATAATGTGAAAGGGGGTTAAGGCTCCTATTTTTATAAAATCCTTTTCCTCTTTTACATATTTTAACTCACTAATTTTTTAATATCCACTACTTTTTGAGGAGACTTAATATTTCTATTCATTTGAATGATAATATCTGTACCTCCTGCAATGATTTGGGTACCTTGATCTGCTCCTTTTAAAATTTCTACTGCTTCTTCAACGGATTTTGGGGCAGAATAATCAATGTTTTTCATTTTATCCCTCCTGTTAAAAATTTAACTTAACCAAGACTAATTGTTCATGGTATTGCTTATTATCAATAAACCTTATATTTCAAGTCTCTATCCTGCTTCTTCTTTTGAAACAGAATCTTTTAATGAAATCCAATAATTATACAATGCAACAAGCTTGCCAATATGTTAAATTTTCATCATGTATACAATCTGACTAAAAATTCTTTTTCTCTATCTACCCTTTCCACTGGCGATGCCTTAAACTGATAAGGATATTTTACAACATTTTTCTACAAAATTAGCCCTTTTTTTTAATTTATTTTCATCCTTTTATTTCCTAATTTTTACAGTGCATTTCAATAGTGAAATAGTTTTATAGATATTGCTCTTTTTTCTATGATTTCAGGCCTATTCTGCATTTCATTTTTGAAATAGCTCATTCCACTATTGTAATGACATTTTCTCCTAACAAGAAAGCGGCTGCGTCCACTGTAATACTATGGAAATATTTAGTCCCTTACTAGCAAGCT from Irregularibacter muris encodes:
- a CDS encoding xanthine dehydrogenase family protein molybdopterin-binding subunit translates to MDNYKVIGKNVIKKDSLDKVLGEALFSADIEFDNMLYGAVKRSEVPAAIVKNIDTTKAESLPGVVKVLTAKDIPGHNAVGIIIKDEPVLVEDQIRRIGDALAIVAAETKEIAEQAAALVEVEIEELEGIFTIEDALKEDAHKIHGNSNLLQESDLIKGDVEEAFKQCDVIVENTYKTNFVAHMFIETEAGVAKYENGILSFWSSTQNPHFDRGEVARMLNLPQSKVRSIQATTGAGFGGKLDISVQCHAALLAYYTGRPVKFTRNRHESMLLSSKRHPMTMKVKTGATKEGKILAMDAYVTGDTGAYASYGPAVIARNMTHLTGPYEIPNVRIKAAFAYTNNPMAGAFRGFGVPQAAIAHEGQMDILAEKLSISPYEIRMKNVLRAGSITATNQKLFDSVGIAETIEKSMEKAKEVIFNDGEVK
- a CDS encoding (2Fe-2S)-binding protein — encoded protein: MEKVKISFNLNDKDVIVEVNPKKRLLDMLREDFKLTSVKEGCSEGECGACTVIVDNNAVTSCLVLAPQVDGASVITLEGLAKNGELDTLQQSFIDAGAVQCGFCTPGMILSAKALLMKNPHPSKEEIKRAMSGNLCRCTGYVKIIDAVEKASNK